One genomic window of Halorhabdus sp. CBA1104 includes the following:
- a CDS encoding chemotaxis protein CheW, which yields MSDEDDERMDRARRIRNLREGRRGGDEPTDESPDTDEDRDEPSESAGSDGQDDAHADGEDATNAGDDEGARSEPGDGEESAGSGTETPGTDEKPDTGRSMAEDRGEGVTAGTDPAKESRAGPESDEEAVSAAQAAAQAASEFEGDGAVSMDVEEAVGEAASGEASTDEAGAPAGTTVTDADVVEQHEEETRVLEFRLGEELYCLDITYVEEIVREEAITRVPNTPAYVSGVVDLRGQITTILDPKTAVDIAGESDDRLILVFDADTFDDHGYIGWLVDEVNQVTPITESEVKESPIDEPYINGVIERDDKFVIWTSPEMALDVGADD from the coding sequence CAACCGACGAGTCACCTGACACGGACGAGGATCGCGACGAGCCGTCGGAATCTGCTGGTTCGGACGGGCAAGACGACGCCCACGCGGATGGCGAAGATGCGACGAACGCTGGCGACGACGAGGGTGCAAGGTCAGAGCCAGGCGACGGCGAGGAGTCGGCGGGAAGCGGTACCGAAACGCCTGGCACTGACGAAAAGCCCGACACCGGCCGGTCGATGGCGGAAGATCGCGGCGAGGGTGTGACAGCCGGGACTGACCCGGCCAAAGAGAGTCGAGCCGGCCCGGAGTCGGACGAGGAAGCCGTATCGGCCGCCCAGGCGGCCGCCCAGGCGGCAAGTGAGTTCGAAGGCGACGGAGCGGTGTCGATGGACGTCGAGGAGGCGGTTGGCGAGGCCGCATCCGGTGAGGCGTCGACGGACGAAGCTGGGGCCCCGGCCGGGACGACAGTCACGGATGCAGACGTTGTAGAGCAACACGAAGAGGAGACCCGCGTCCTGGAGTTCCGTCTCGGCGAGGAGCTGTACTGTCTCGATATCACCTACGTCGAGGAGATCGTGCGCGAAGAAGCGATCACTCGCGTGCCAAACACGCCCGCGTACGTCAGCGGCGTCGTCGACCTCCGCGGCCAGATTACGACGATCCTCGACCCGAAAACGGCCGTAGATATCGCGGGCGAGAGCGACGACCGGCTCATTCTGGTGTTCGATGCCGACACGTTCGACGATCACGGATACATCGGCTGGCTGGTCGACGAAGTCAATCAGGTCACGCCGATCACAGAGTCAGAAGTCAAAGAGTCACCGATCGACGAACCGTACATCAACGGCGTCATCGAGCGCGACGACAAGTTCGTCATCTGGACGAGTCCCGAAATGGCTCTGGACGTCGGGGCCGACGACTAG
- a CDS encoding NAD(P)/FAD-dependent oxidoreductase, whose amino-acid sequence MRVAVFGGGYAGLGVARHLEQSLPADVEIHLVDESGIHVVRHLLHRAIRRPEVAQSLSIPLRELLGRTIVDQRRVTDLDVEAGHATMADGSELQFDLGAVCIGAEPAFYGIDGAEDHGAVLHRAGDAARIREGFMPVLDDGGRVVVGGGGLTGVQVAGELATLATEHDASEHVEITILEQADAVPPGLDERMQEAIDEALTSAGIDVRTGTTITSVDADRVGVAEGKHLAYDQFVWAGGIRGPTAVGAHRPRVPATLRLSERVFGAGDAVEVIDENGRSAPAMAHTAIRQAPVVAENIARLVEHRRSDASSFEPRLDRYRDDDLGWTVSIGADAVAAVGPSILTGPAAVGVKTVVGAGYLADIGAVSEAIEHVREAL is encoded by the coding sequence ATGCGCGTTGCCGTCTTTGGCGGCGGGTACGCCGGCCTCGGCGTCGCCCGTCACCTCGAACAGTCGTTGCCAGCCGATGTCGAGATTCATCTCGTCGACGAGTCCGGCATTCACGTCGTTCGCCATCTACTCCACCGGGCGATCCGCCGGCCGGAGGTCGCCCAGTCCCTTTCGATTCCGCTGCGGGAGCTGTTGGGTCGGACGATAGTCGACCAACGGCGCGTCACGGATCTCGACGTCGAGGCCGGGCACGCAACCATGGCCGACGGGTCCGAACTACAGTTCGACCTCGGCGCGGTCTGTATCGGTGCTGAACCGGCGTTTTACGGGATCGACGGTGCCGAGGACCATGGGGCGGTCTTACACCGGGCTGGCGACGCGGCACGGATCCGCGAGGGGTTCATGCCCGTTCTCGACGATGGCGGCCGGGTCGTTGTCGGCGGCGGGGGCTTGACCGGCGTGCAAGTCGCAGGCGAACTCGCCACACTCGCGACCGAGCACGACGCGAGCGAACACGTCGAAATCACCATTCTCGAACAGGCAGACGCTGTGCCGCCGGGACTCGACGAGCGGATGCAGGAGGCGATCGACGAGGCCCTCACCTCGGCCGGCATCGACGTCAGGACCGGCACGACGATTACTAGTGTCGACGCCGACCGCGTCGGCGTTGCCGAGGGCAAGCACCTCGCCTACGATCAGTTCGTCTGGGCCGGCGGGATCCGCGGGCCAACGGCTGTCGGGGCACATCGACCGCGCGTCCCGGCGACGCTACGCCTGAGCGAGCGAGTATTCGGTGCTGGCGACGCTGTGGAAGTCATCGACGAGAACGGTCGGAGTGCGCCGGCGATGGCCCACACCGCGATCCGGCAAGCGCCGGTCGTTGCCGAAAACATCGCGCGACTGGTCGAACACCGCCGATCGGACGCTTCGTCCTTCGAACCGCGGCTGGATCGGTATCGGGACGACGATCTCGGCTGGACGGTCAGTATCGGTGCCGATGCCGTCGCGGCCGTCGGCCCCAGTATCCTCACTGGCCCCGCGGCAGTCGGCGTCAAAACGGTCGTCGGCGCGGGCTATCTCGCCGATATCGGGGCGGTCAGTGAGGCCATCGAACACGTCAGGGAGGCGCTCTAG
- the mvaD gene encoding phosphomevalonate decarboxylase MvaD, protein MKATATAHPIQGLVKYHGIRDSDLRTPYHDSISLCTAPTESTTTVAFEPDRDEDEYVIDGESVEGRGAERIRTVVDHVRERAGIDHAVRMASENNFPTNVGFGSSSSGFAALAMALVEAAGLDLSHPEISTVARRGSTSAARAVTGGFSDLRAGSNDQDCRAERLDVAFEDDVRVVGAVIPAYKETEAAHAEAEDSHLFQARLAHVHTQLADMRDALGRGDFQRTFEIAEHDTLSLAATTMTGPSGWVYWQPETLEVFETVRDLRDEGVPVYFSGDTGASIYVNTRAEHADRVESAIADLGVETRVWRVGGPARVRDADAALF, encoded by the coding sequence ATGAAAGCGACAGCGACAGCCCATCCGATCCAGGGACTGGTGAAATACCACGGGATACGCGATTCCGACCTCCGGACGCCGTATCACGATTCGATCAGTCTCTGTACCGCACCGACTGAATCGACGACGACCGTCGCCTTCGAACCCGATCGTGACGAGGACGAGTACGTCATCGACGGTGAGTCGGTCGAGGGGCGCGGTGCCGAGCGGATTCGGACCGTGGTCGATCACGTCCGCGAGCGGGCTGGCATCGATCACGCCGTCCGGATGGCAAGCGAGAACAACTTCCCGACAAACGTCGGCTTTGGCTCGTCGTCGTCGGGCTTTGCAGCGCTGGCGATGGCGCTCGTCGAAGCGGCCGGTCTCGACCTCAGCCATCCCGAAATCTCGACCGTTGCCCGCCGTGGCTCGACCTCTGCGGCACGGGCGGTCACCGGCGGCTTCTCGGATCTGCGGGCGGGCAGCAACGACCAGGACTGTCGGGCCGAGCGACTCGATGTCGCCTTCGAGGACGACGTTCGCGTCGTCGGCGCGGTGATTCCTGCCTACAAGGAGACCGAAGCGGCCCACGCGGAGGCCGAAGACAGTCATCTGTTCCAGGCCCGCCTCGCCCACGTCCACACTCAACTGGCGGATATGCGGGACGCGCTCGGCCGCGGTGACTTCCAGCGCACCTTCGAGATCGCCGAACACGACACGCTCTCGCTTGCGGCGACGACGATGACCGGGCCAAGCGGGTGGGTCTACTGGCAACCGGAGACCTTGGAGGTCTTCGAGACGGTCCGTGATCTCCGGGACGAAGGCGTCCCGGTGTACTTCTCCGGGGATACCGGTGCAAGTATCTATGTCAACACCAGGGCTGAACACGCCGATCGGGTCGAGTCGGCGATCGCCGATCTCGGCGTCGAAACGCGCGTCTGGCGGGTCGGCGGGCCTGCCCGCGTCCGGGATGCCGACGCCGCGCTGTTCTAA
- a CDS encoding NADH-quinone oxidoreductase subunit N, giving the protein MAAIELPTWAALAPALVLAVTALVLFLIDSIEPEPDTTSPVLLTAVGLVGALSALAFNVWYLLAGTGQSPAIELFGGQLMVDGMTLVLGTIVASVLALVVLGSYDYIRDEPHQAEYFSLLFLAATGMTLLGAVDSFATAFLALELSSLPSYALVAYLKDNRGSVEAGLKYFLIGALSSAIFAYGISLIYGATGSLQFDAVAAAVDPTALPGVLGVGIVMVTGGVAFKTASVPFHFWAPEAYEGAPTPISAFISSASKAAGFILAFRIFTTAFPIEAVAATIDWLVLFQALAVVTMVLGNFAAATQESVKRMLAYSSIGHAGYVLIALAALTPTANADLVLGAGMLHLLVYGFMNTGAFLFVGLAEYWDVGRTFEDYNGLATEAPVASVAMTIFLFSLAGLPVGAGFLSKYVLFGAAVGAGLWWLAAVGAIASALSLFYYARVVKALWIEEPSQDFEIDSYPLGLYVAIIVAAVVTVLLLPAFGFASEEAIAAAGALL; this is encoded by the coding sequence ATGGCGGCGATCGAACTGCCGACGTGGGCCGCACTGGCACCCGCGCTCGTCCTCGCTGTGACCGCACTCGTGTTGTTCCTGATCGACAGCATCGAACCGGAACCTGACACGACGAGTCCGGTACTGTTGACCGCCGTGGGACTGGTCGGTGCGCTTTCCGCCCTCGCGTTCAACGTCTGGTACCTGCTCGCGGGAACCGGCCAGAGTCCGGCTATCGAGCTGTTTGGCGGCCAGCTGATGGTCGATGGGATGACGCTGGTGCTGGGGACGATCGTCGCCAGCGTCCTCGCCCTGGTCGTGCTCGGGAGTTACGATTACATCAGAGACGAGCCCCACCAGGCGGAGTACTTCTCGTTGCTCTTCCTGGCAGCCACGGGGATGACGCTGCTGGGCGCCGTCGACAGTTTCGCGACGGCCTTCCTCGCCCTCGAACTGTCGAGTCTCCCGTCCTACGCCCTGGTTGCTTACCTCAAGGACAACCGCGGTAGTGTCGAGGCCGGGCTGAAGTACTTCTTGATCGGTGCCCTCTCCTCGGCGATTTTCGCTTACGGGATCAGTCTGATCTACGGCGCAACCGGGTCCCTCCAGTTCGACGCTGTGGCGGCCGCGGTCGACCCGACTGCATTACCCGGCGTCCTGGGTGTCGGGATCGTGATGGTTACCGGTGGCGTCGCGTTCAAGACCGCGAGCGTCCCGTTCCACTTCTGGGCGCCGGAAGCCTACGAGGGTGCGCCGACGCCAATCTCGGCGTTCATCTCCTCGGCCTCGAAGGCCGCCGGGTTCATCCTGGCGTTCCGGATCTTCACGACGGCGTTCCCGATCGAAGCCGTTGCGGCGACCATCGACTGGCTCGTCCTCTTCCAGGCGCTTGCGGTCGTCACGATGGTCCTTGGCAACTTCGCCGCCGCGACCCAGGAGTCGGTCAAGCGAATGCTCGCTTACTCCTCGATCGGCCACGCCGGGTACGTGCTGATCGCGCTTGCGGCCCTGACGCCAACAGCCAACGCTGATCTCGTGCTTGGGGCCGGCATGCTCCACCTGCTGGTCTACGGGTTCATGAACACGGGTGCGTTCCTGTTCGTCGGCCTCGCCGAGTACTGGGACGTCGGCCGGACCTTCGAGGACTACAACGGGCTGGCAACGGAGGCTCCGGTTGCCTCCGTGGCGATGACGATCTTCCTGTTCAGCCTCGCGGGCCTGCCCGTCGGGGCTGGCTTCCTCTCGAAGTACGTCCTCTTTGGCGCAGCGGTCGGTGCGGGCTTGTGGTGGCTGGCGGCGGTCGGGGCGATCGCCAGCGCCCTCAGCCTGTTCTACTACGCCCGGGTCGTCAAGGCGCTGTGGATCGAAGAACCGAGCCAGGACTTCGAGATCGACTCTTATCCGCTTGGCCTCTATGTGGCCATCATCGTCGCGGCAGTCGTGACGGTACTTCTCTTGCCCGCCTTCGGGTTCGCCAGCGAGGAAGCCATCGCCGCCGCCGGGGCACTGCTGTAG
- a CDS encoding NuoM family protein, with protein sequence MLLEALLVSVLVGAGVVAVAPNRYAGKLAAAISLVPLLGSLYLWSAFEGASNALLGNNPAFETTIEWLGLAGYQLQWHVGLDGVSLPLVILTTILTTAAIVSAWTPIDERQSQFYALVLLLEAGLLGVFAALDFFLWFVFWEVVLVPMYFLIAIWGGPRRKYAAIKFFVYTNVASLAMFIGFIALVFGLGDSVTTLGLPEITQALQEPGALSGLAGLGPGALKGAAFIAMFAGFAVKVPMVPFHTWLPDAHVEAPTPVSVLLAGVLLKMGTYALLRFNFTMLPDVAKANAEIIAIFAVVSVIYGALLALAQRDLKRIVAYSSISSMGYVLLGLIAYTVHGVGGATFQMVSHGFISGLMFMTVGVIYNQTHTRMVGDMSGLADRMPVTVGIFVAAAFGYMGLPLMSGFAAEVLIFLGAFPSTVLPGAPIFTALAMFGIVIVAGYLLLAMQRTLFGPFDLETDYDLGRAPLEDVAPLVVLLACVIALGVAPDLFYGMIQDAVRPILTLGGGV encoded by the coding sequence ATGCTGCTCGAGGCTCTCCTCGTGAGCGTACTGGTCGGTGCCGGAGTCGTCGCGGTCGCACCCAACCGCTATGCCGGGAAGTTGGCCGCGGCGATTAGCCTCGTCCCACTGTTAGGCAGCCTCTACCTGTGGTCGGCCTTCGAGGGGGCGAGCAACGCCCTGCTCGGAAACAATCCTGCCTTCGAGACCACGATCGAATGGCTTGGCCTGGCGGGCTATCAGCTCCAGTGGCACGTCGGGCTGGACGGCGTGAGCCTGCCCCTGGTCATCCTGACGACGATCCTCACGACCGCAGCGATCGTCTCGGCCTGGACGCCGATCGACGAGCGACAATCCCAGTTTTACGCCCTCGTCCTGTTGCTGGAAGCGGGCCTACTGGGTGTGTTCGCGGCCCTGGATTTTTTCCTGTGGTTCGTCTTCTGGGAAGTCGTACTGGTGCCGATGTACTTCCTGATCGCGATCTGGGGCGGTCCGCGCCGGAAGTACGCCGCGATCAAGTTCTTCGTCTACACGAACGTCGCCAGCCTGGCGATGTTCATCGGCTTCATCGCCCTGGTCTTCGGGCTGGGCGATAGCGTCACGACGCTTGGCCTCCCGGAGATCACACAGGCGCTGCAGGAACCGGGTGCTCTCTCGGGGCTGGCCGGACTCGGCCCGGGTGCACTGAAGGGTGCGGCCTTCATCGCTATGTTCGCCGGCTTCGCGGTCAAGGTTCCGATGGTGCCGTTCCACACCTGGCTGCCCGACGCCCACGTCGAAGCGCCGACGCCGGTGTCGGTGCTACTGGCTGGTGTCCTCCTGAAGATGGGGACCTATGCCCTGTTGCGGTTCAACTTCACCATGCTGCCCGATGTTGCGAAAGCCAACGCGGAGATCATCGCGATCTTCGCCGTCGTCAGTGTGATCTACGGTGCCTTGCTCGCGCTGGCACAACGTGATCTCAAACGGATCGTCGCCTATTCGTCGATCTCGTCGATGGGGTACGTCCTGCTGGGCCTGATCGCCTACACCGTCCACGGCGTCGGCGGGGCGACCTTCCAGATGGTCAGTCACGGGTTCATCTCCGGGTTGATGTTCATGACTGTCGGTGTCATCTACAATCAGACCCACACGCGGATGGTCGGTGACATGTCCGGGCTCGCCGATCGGATGCCCGTGACGGTTGGCATCTTCGTCGCCGCAGCCTTTGGCTACATGGGGCTGCCCCTCATGAGCGGGTTCGCCGCCGAGGTGCTGATCTTCCTCGGGGCGTTCCCCTCGACCGTGTTGCCGGGCGCGCCGATCTTCACCGCCCTGGCGATGTTCGGCATCGTCATCGTCGCCGGCTACCTGCTCCTCGCGATGCAGCGGACGCTCTTTGGTCCGTTCGACTTGGAGACGGACTACGACCTCGGTCGGGCACCGCTCGAAGACGTCGCGCCGCTGGTGGTGTTGCTTGCCTGCGTGATCGCCCTGGGGGTTGCCCCTGACCTCTTTTACGGGATGATTCAAGATGCGGTTCGTCCGATCCTCACGCTGGGGGGTGGTGTCTGA
- the nuoL gene encoding NADH-quinone oxidoreductase subunit L, producing the protein MTGAFDFAPAIALLPLAAFVVALFGGKYLPKRGALAGITALTGSLVLSIWSLVTVAGGQTYNADLYTFLAGQEALTLHLGVLIDPLSALMLVIVSLIALLVFVFSLGYMNDEGETGLPRYYAELGLFSFSMLAFVLADNLLMAFMFFELVGLCSYLLIGFWFREEGPPSAAKKAFLVTRFGDYFFLVGTVGIFATFGTGMFAGTESFPHLAEQALAGEHSVTTYFGLGEQAWFTVLGLLVLGGVIGKSAQFPLHTWLPDAMEGPTPVSALIHAATMVAAGVYLVARMYGFYLLSPTALGVIALVGGFTALFAASMALVKQELKQVLAYSTISQYGYMMLALGGGGYVAAVFHLTTHAIFKALLFLGAGAVIIAMHHNENMWDMGGLKEKMPVTYYAFLSGSLALAGIFPFAGFWSKDEVLYETLIHGLGGNPLLLAGYAMGLLAVAFTGFYTFRMVFLTFHGEPRTETAEDPHGVRWNVKLPLAVLGILAAVAGVINLAPIEKVTGVHLTFLHDWLDKAPDSFGTAVHHYTGDHGLMHEFAGYTAANPLGETGTVLAGAAVSLGLALLGAGIAYRLYAVPSPEEHTDKLGSLKTLLMNNYYQDEYQVWLAEDVTLPLSRKADTFDQSVIDGVVNATSSVSLFASERVRRIQSGIVTHYATLLTLGLVVILVVLGVYGGWF; encoded by the coding sequence ATGACAGGAGCATTCGACTTCGCGCCGGCGATCGCACTGTTACCGCTTGCAGCGTTCGTGGTTGCGCTGTTCGGTGGGAAGTATCTCCCCAAACGTGGCGCCCTGGCCGGCATCACGGCCCTGACCGGCTCGCTCGTCCTCTCGATCTGGTCGCTCGTGACCGTCGCGGGCGGCCAGACCTACAACGCCGACCTCTATACGTTCCTTGCGGGCCAGGAGGCGCTCACGCTGCATCTGGGCGTCTTGATCGACCCGCTGTCGGCGCTCATGTTGGTCATCGTCTCGCTGATCGCCCTACTGGTGTTCGTCTTCTCACTCGGATACATGAACGACGAGGGCGAGACCGGTCTGCCGCGATACTACGCCGAACTCGGCCTGTTCTCCTTTAGCATGCTTGCCTTTGTCCTCGCGGACAACCTTCTGATGGCGTTCATGTTCTTCGAGCTGGTTGGGCTCTGTTCGTACCTGCTGATCGGTTTCTGGTTCCGCGAGGAGGGACCGCCCTCGGCGGCGAAAAAGGCCTTCCTCGTGACTCGCTTCGGGGACTACTTCTTCCTCGTCGGAACCGTCGGGATCTTCGCCACCTTCGGGACCGGCATGTTCGCCGGTACCGAGAGCTTCCCGCACCTAGCCGAGCAGGCCCTCGCTGGCGAACACAGCGTAACGACGTACTTCGGCCTGGGCGAACAGGCCTGGTTCACGGTGCTCGGCCTGCTCGTGTTGGGCGGTGTGATCGGTAAGTCCGCCCAGTTCCCGCTGCACACGTGGCTGCCTGACGCGATGGAAGGTCCGACGCCCGTCTCGGCGCTCATCCACGCAGCGACGATGGTCGCCGCCGGGGTCTATCTGGTCGCGCGGATGTACGGGTTCTACCTGCTGTCCCCGACCGCACTGGGCGTGATCGCGCTCGTCGGTGGGTTCACCGCCCTGTTTGCGGCCTCGATGGCCCTGGTCAAACAGGAACTCAAGCAGGTGCTGGCGTATTCGACCATCAGCCAGTACGGGTACATGATGCTCGCGCTGGGTGGCGGCGGGTACGTCGCTGCGGTCTTCCATCTGACCACCCACGCGATCTTCAAGGCACTCCTGTTCCTGGGAGCCGGCGCGGTCATCATCGCCATGCACCACAACGAGAACATGTGGGACATGGGCGGGCTCAAAGAGAAGATGCCCGTCACCTACTACGCGTTCCTCTCGGGCTCGCTGGCGCTTGCGGGTATCTTCCCCTTCGCCGGCTTCTGGTCGAAAGACGAGGTGCTCTACGAGACGCTGATCCACGGGCTGGGCGGCAACCCACTCCTGCTCGCGGGCTACGCGATGGGCCTGCTGGCCGTCGCCTTCACCGGCTTCTACACCTTCCGGATGGTCTTTTTGACCTTCCACGGTGAACCCCGGACCGAGACGGCCGAGGATCCCCACGGCGTCCGCTGGAACGTCAAGCTTCCACTGGCCGTGCTGGGGATCCTGGCGGCCGTCGCGGGCGTCATCAACCTCGCGCCGATCGAGAAGGTCACCGGCGTCCATCTGACCTTCTTACACGACTGGCTGGACAAGGCTCCCGATTCGTTCGGAACGGCCGTCCACCACTACACCGGCGACCACGGCCTGATGCACGAGTTCGCGGGCTACACGGCCGCCAACCCACTGGGTGAAACTGGAACCGTCCTCGCGGGCGCGGCGGTTTCGCTCGGACTGGCGCTGCTGGGTGCCGGGATTGCGTATCGGCTGTACGCTGTCCCGAGCCCCGAGGAACACACCGACAAACTCGGCTCGCTGAAGACGCTGCTCATGAACAACTACTATCAGGACGAATATCAGGTCTGGCTCGCAGAAGACGTGACGCTGCCGCTGTCGCGGAAAGCGGACACGTTCGATCAGAGCGTCATCGACGGGGTCGTCAACGCAACCAGCAGCGTGAGTCTGTTTGCCAGCGAGCGCGTCCGGCGCATCCAGTCGGGGATCGTCACCCATTACGCTACCCTACTCACGCTGGGACTGGTCGTTATTCTGGTCGTCCTCGGCGTCTACGGGGGGTGGTTCTGA
- the nuoK gene encoding NADH-quinone oxidoreductase subunit NuoK — MVGVVHYLMLSAAVFAIGVFGVMARSNALMFLMSVELMLNAANINLVAFSLHYGNLTGQVFALLVMALAAAEVAIGLGIILVLDRNFGDIDVTVPTTMRR; from the coding sequence ATGGTCGGTGTCGTCCACTATCTGATGCTCTCGGCGGCCGTCTTCGCGATTGGCGTCTTCGGCGTCATGGCTCGCTCGAACGCCCTCATGTTCTTGATGTCCGTCGAGTTGATGCTCAACGCCGCGAACATCAATCTCGTGGCTTTCTCACTCCACTACGGGAATCTCACGGGGCAGGTGTTTGCCCTGCTGGTGATGGCCCTGGCGGCCGCCGAGGTCGCGATCGGACTGGGTATCATCCTCGTGTTGGACCGGAACTTCGGAGATATCGACGTGACGGTACCGACGACGATGCGGAGGTAA
- a CDS encoding NADH-quinone oxidoreductase subunit J — translation MGVLETVTFGLFALTTVGASLGVVLVRDVWHSALLLGVALLSVAVHYVMTQAPFVAAMQVLVYVGGVLILITFAVMLMRESNGDAEPAQRGVRQ, via the coding sequence ATGGGAGTACTCGAGACAGTCACGTTTGGGCTTTTTGCGCTGACGACCGTCGGGGCCAGCCTGGGCGTCGTCCTCGTCCGGGATGTCTGGCACTCGGCGCTGTTGCTCGGCGTGGCGCTACTCAGCGTCGCCGTCCACTACGTCATGACCCAGGCACCGTTCGTCGCGGCGATGCAGGTCCTGGTATACGTCGGCGGCGTGCTCATCCTGATCACCTTCGCCGTCATGCTGATGCGGGAGAGCAACGGCGACGCCGAACCAGCCCAACGCGGGGTGAGACAGTGA
- a CDS encoding ABC transporter permease yields MTATNRGDGEGTDGPSPTRSGGYYHLIRAVIYRDLLIWLRYPVNAVLGVVVTVFFFALLFYGGQMIAGQALTDTIEGLIVGYFLWTLSQGAYMGAMRAVQSEASWGTLERHYMTPFGFGPVMAAKAVAVLLRTFLTSSVVLAVMLLMTGTALNVHALTIVVIAILGVASVLGIGLAMGGLGVLYKRISNVTSLLQFAFIGLISAPAFEIPWAALLPLAQSSTMLQQAMTDNVRLWEFEPIALAVLLGTAVGYVALGYLGFVLTTRRARSLGVLGDY; encoded by the coding sequence GTGACAGCTACCAATCGCGGCGACGGCGAGGGGACAGACGGTCCTTCGCCCACTCGGTCCGGTGGATACTATCACTTGATTCGGGCGGTGATTTATCGGGATCTGCTGATCTGGCTTCGCTACCCCGTCAACGCTGTCCTGGGGGTCGTGGTGACCGTGTTCTTCTTCGCGTTGCTGTTCTATGGCGGACAGATGATCGCGGGCCAGGCACTGACCGACACGATCGAAGGGCTGATCGTGGGCTATTTCCTGTGGACGCTTTCTCAAGGGGCCTACATGGGGGCAATGCGTGCTGTCCAGTCGGAGGCCAGCTGGGGCACTCTCGAACGCCACTACATGACGCCGTTTGGGTTCGGGCCGGTGATGGCAGCCAAGGCGGTTGCCGTCCTGTTGCGAACGTTTCTGACGTCCTCGGTCGTCCTCGCGGTGATGTTACTGATGACCGGGACGGCCCTGAACGTACACGCTCTGACGATCGTCGTGATCGCCATTCTCGGCGTCGCATCGGTGCTTGGTATCGGCCTCGCGATGGGTGGTCTTGGCGTGTTGTACAAGCGGATCAGCAACGTCACGTCCCTCTTGCAGTTTGCGTTCATCGGGTTGATCTCCGCGCCGGCGTTCGAGATCCCCTGGGCGGCGTTGCTGCCCCTGGCCCAGTCAAGCACGATGCTCCAGCAGGCGATGACCGACAACGTGCGGCTCTGGGAGTTCGAGCCCATCGCCCTGGCGGTGCTTCTGGGGACGGCCGTCGGCTACGTCGCACTCGGCTACCTGGGATTCGTCTTGACGACCCGACGGGCACGCAGTCTGGGGGTTCTCGGGGATTACTGA
- a CDS encoding ABC transporter ATP-binding protein, whose product MGRPPHPPKQASTAEAPSSRCASDDVGKNDEGAALAVDGLSKTFGSGEEAVTAVEDVSFAVEPGEVVGLLGPNGAGKTTTIKSILGLVVPDTGDVRIQGIDVSDRPRRAYEHVDAMLEGARNDYWRLTVRENLRYFAAIRGHDPDTLDERHTELLAALEIEAKADTQVRDLSRGMKQKVSLASVLASDVSVAFLDEPTLGLDIESSMTIRRELVRLAEERDLTLLVSSHDMDVIEAVCDRVIIMNDGRIIVDDTVQNLLEEFETTGYRVTARDIADTTIDTLCADFDVTAVERLGDRTAFEVAADSATFYRLMDRLEAADVQLAGVETVQPDLDEVFLEVTGNGHGTNGAVSPVGGGRPES is encoded by the coding sequence ATGGGCCGCCCGCCACACCCCCCAAAGCAGGCTTCTACAGCAGAGGCACCGTCCAGTCGGTGCGCGAGCGACGACGTGGGCAAAAACGACGAGGGAGCTGCCTTAGCCGTCGATGGACTGTCCAAAACGTTCGGCAGTGGCGAGGAGGCAGTCACCGCCGTCGAGGACGTGTCCTTCGCGGTCGAGCCCGGCGAAGTGGTCGGGCTACTCGGTCCGAACGGCGCGGGAAAGACGACTACGATCAAGTCGATTCTGGGGCTGGTCGTCCCCGACACCGGTGATGTCCGGATCCAGGGCATCGACGTGTCTGATCGCCCACGGCGCGCCTACGAGCACGTCGACGCGATGTTGGAAGGTGCACGCAACGACTACTGGCGACTGACCGTCCGAGAGAACCTCCGCTATTTTGCCGCGATCAGGGGACACGACCCCGATACCTTAGACGAGCGCCACACCGAACTGCTTGCGGCCCTCGAGATCGAGGCGAAAGCCGACACACAGGTCCGGGACCTCTCACGGGGCATGAAACAGAAAGTCTCGCTGGCGAGCGTGCTCGCGAGTGACGTCTCGGTCGCGTTTCTCGACGAGCCAACCCTCGGGCTTGACATCGAGAGTTCGATGACGATCCGGCGGGAACTGGTTCGTCTCGCCGAGGAACGTGATCTGACGCTCTTGGTATCGAGCCACGATATGGACGTCATCGAGGCCGTCTGTGATCGGGTCATCATCATGAACGACGGGCGAATCATCGTCGACGATACCGTTCAGAACCTACTCGAGGAGTTCGAAACGACGGGGTACCGAGTTACCGCCCGCGATATTGCAGACACGACGATCGACACATTGTGCGCGGACTTCGATGTCACGGCCGTCGAGCGGCTGGGTGACCGAACCGCGTTCGAAGTCGCAGCGGATTCAGCGACGTTCTACCGGCTAATGGACCGACTGGAGGCGGCAGACGTCCAGCTTGCCGGTGTCGAAACGGTCCAACCCGATCTCGACGAGGTATTTCTGGAGGTCACTGGCAACGGACACGGGACGAACGGTGCGGTGTCGCCTGTCGGGGGCGGGAGGCCGGAATCGTGA